The Paenibacillus sp. FSL R7-0345 DNA segment AGATTTGAACAATACATTCTGTTTTCCGTCGCCCTGGCCTGTCAGGGTGATTGTATAAGCGTCGTAAGAGGTGACGAGTCCCTGCATTTTTACTCCGTTTGTAGTAAAAATGGTTACCGGCACCTTTGTTGAAATGCACTGGTTCAACAAACGTTCCTGCAGCTTT contains these protein-coding regions:
- the hfq gene encoding RNA chaperone Hfq — encoded protein: MESLKLQERLLNQCISTKVPVTIFTTNGVKMQGLVTSYDAYTITLTGQGDGKQNVLFKSAVSTVVPLKPVSLK